A genomic window from Lycium barbarum isolate Lr01 chromosome 4, ASM1917538v2, whole genome shotgun sequence includes:
- the LOC132636284 gene encoding uncharacterized protein LOC132636284 isoform X2, with amino-acid sequence MNTRRYFLTPVSLCHSSIVVSFPPISPATVLGDERMASTGGNNRNRSSRIHHSNSFLIRMAMKISRARWFSFLRRVFHYQNGGSRSDLGSNPFNSMTWIMMECIALSVQIIMSVYTLAVSKKEKPVWPMRIWVLGYVFACIVSVVVLYWRYLAFYVTTQRDDHSDMEQQRSHDESSFLGYNMNMGSVDRGASDEQLSSLPSWKYKEIGKKEELRNSGVENENTECCICLAKYGDKEEIRQLPCSHIFHLKCVDQWLRIISCCPLCKQELER; translated from the exons ATGAATACCCGCCGCTACTTTCTTACACCAGTATCTCTTTGCCATTCGAGCATCGTCGTATCTTTCCCACCAATTTCACCAGCAACAGTACTAGGAGATGAAAGAATGGCTAGCACAGGCGGAAATAATAGAAACAGGTCGTCGCGTATACATCATTCTAATTCATTCTTGATAAGAATGGCAATGAAAATATCAAGAGCAAGGTGGTTCAGTTTCCTAAGAAGAGTTTTCCATTACCAGAATGGCGGGTCAAGATCTGATCTCGGGTCGAATCCTTTCAATTCAATGACTTGGATAATGATGGAGTGTATAGCATTAAGTGTTCAAATAATTATGAGTGTATATACACTGGCTGTTTCAAAAAAGGAGAAGCCAGTTTGGCCGATGCGGATATGGGTGCTGGGATATGTctttgcatgtattgttagtgtcGTGGTGCTTTACTGGCGTTATCTGGCATTCTATGTGACGACGCAAAGAGATGATCATTCTGACATGGAGCAGCAAAGAAGCCATGACGAATCCAG CTTTCTAGGCTACAATATGAACATGGGATCTGTAGATAGAGGAGCATCTGATGAACAACTCTCCAGTCTTCCAAGCTGGAAGTACAAGGAAATTGGAAAGAAGGAAGAGCTCAGAAATTCGggtgtggaaaatgaaaataCG GAATGTTGTATTTGTTTAGCCAAATATGGAGATAAGGAAGAGATCAGACAATTGCCTTGTTCTCATATATTTCATCTTAAGTGTGTGGATCAATGGCTCAGAATTATATCTTGCTGTCCTCTCTGTAAACAAGAATTAGAGAGGTAA
- the LOC132636284 gene encoding E3 ubiquitin-protein ligase At4g11680-like isoform X1, whose product MNTRRYFLTPVSLCHSSIVVSFPPISPATVLGDERMASTGGNNRNRSSRIHHSNSFLIRMAMKISRARWFSFLRRVFHYQNGGSRSDLGSNPFNSMTWIMMECIALSVQIIMSVYTLAVSKKEKPVWPMRIWVLGYVFACIVSVVVLYWRYLAFYVTTQRDDHSDMEQQRSHDESSALHVMEKIKTSLELFFAIWFVMGNVWVFESRFLSYHRAPKLHLLCISLLAWNAVTYSFPFILFLLLCCCVPMLSSFLGYNMNMGSVDRGASDEQLSSLPSWKYKEIGKKEELRNSGVENENTECCICLAKYGDKEEIRQLPCSHIFHLKCVDQWLRIISCCPLCKQELER is encoded by the exons ATGAATACCCGCCGCTACTTTCTTACACCAGTATCTCTTTGCCATTCGAGCATCGTCGTATCTTTCCCACCAATTTCACCAGCAACAGTACTAGGAGATGAAAGAATGGCTAGCACAGGCGGAAATAATAGAAACAGGTCGTCGCGTATACATCATTCTAATTCATTCTTGATAAGAATGGCAATGAAAATATCAAGAGCAAGGTGGTTCAGTTTCCTAAGAAGAGTTTTCCATTACCAGAATGGCGGGTCAAGATCTGATCTCGGGTCGAATCCTTTCAATTCAATGACTTGGATAATGATGGAGTGTATAGCATTAAGTGTTCAAATAATTATGAGTGTATATACACTGGCTGTTTCAAAAAAGGAGAAGCCAGTTTGGCCGATGCGGATATGGGTGCTGGGATATGTctttgcatgtattgttagtgtcGTGGTGCTTTACTGGCGTTATCTGGCATTCTATGTGACGACGCAAAGAGATGATCATTCTGACATGGAGCAGCAAAGAAGCCATGACGAATCCAG CGCATTACACGTAATGGAGAAAATCAAAACTTCTCTCGAGCTATTCTTTGCAATATGGTTCGTGATGGGGAACGTTTGGGTGTTCGAATCGCGCTTTTTATCATACCATCGTGCTCCTAAACTTCATCTGCTATGCATCTCTCTCCTTGCATGGAATGCAGTCACATACTCTTTCCCCTTCATATTGTTTCTATTGCTATGCTGTTGTGTCCCAATGTTGAGCAGCTTTCTAGGCTACAATATGAACATGGGATCTGTAGATAGAGGAGCATCTGATGAACAACTCTCCAGTCTTCCAAGCTGGAAGTACAAGGAAATTGGAAAGAAGGAAGAGCTCAGAAATTCGggtgtggaaaatgaaaataCG GAATGTTGTATTTGTTTAGCCAAATATGGAGATAAGGAAGAGATCAGACAATTGCCTTGTTCTCATATATTTCATCTTAAGTGTGTGGATCAATGGCTCAGAATTATATCTTGCTGTCCTCTCTGTAAACAAGAATTAGAGAGGTAA